Genomic window (Streptosporangium brasiliense):
GCCTCCGAAACATGGTGTGAACAGGTCGTCGCGGTGCTCGGTGGCAGGCCCATGACTGCTGCGCTCCCTCATCTCATTCTTAATGCTACTGAGTTGTATTAAGCTGGAGTATGCCCGATGCCCCCGAACCAACGCAACTGGAGGCGGCCATGACCTCGGCCGGGAACGTACGGCCCGGCGGGCGCACCGCGCGGGTGCGCGAGGCCGTGCGCGGAGCCACCCTCGCCGAGCTGGCGGAGAAGGGATACGAGGGGCTGACCGTGGAGGGCGTCGCCCTGCGCGCCGGCGTGCACAAGACCACGGTCTACCGGCGCTGGGGCAGCGTGGAGGGGCTCGCCGCCGACGCCCTCGACCTGGCGGGCGGGGAGCCGTGGCCGGTCCCCGACACCGGCACGATCGAAGGGGACCTGCGGGAGCTCGCCCGCCTGGTGCTGACCGGGTTCGCCGATCCCGAGACGGGGCCGGTCTCCACCGCGTTCATCACGGCCTCCGCGCGCAACCCGGTCGTGGCCGGGGCGCTGTGCGCGTTCTTCGCCGCCCGCCACGAGCAGTCGGCGGTCATCGTCACCCGGGCGGTCGAGCGCGGCGAACTGCCCGGGGGCATCGACGCCGCCGACCTGGTCCGCACCGCCGTCGCGCCGCTGTACTACCGGCTGTTCGTCAGCGGCGAGCCGGTGGACGAGGCCGTCGCCGACCGCGCCGCCGCCGCGGCCCTGGCCGCCGCCCGCGCCGGGGTGTTCCGGCCGCCCCAGAGCCCCTGACTCCCGGCCCCCGGAGCCCGGCCCCCGGCCCCCGAGCCCGGCCCCCGACAGGGTCTTCGAATTGGCCGCGGCGGTGCGCATGATGGTCCGCCCGGTCCGGAGGTCATCGGCGCGTGGCCGGGTCAGGTCGCTCCGTCAGGTCCGCGTACACGCGCAGCAGCAGGTCGTGCAGCAGGGCGCGCTCCCGCTCGTCGAGAGGTGCCAGCACGGTGTCGCGGACGGCGGTGGCCTCGGCGGTGAGCGAGGTCAGCGCGGCGCGGCCGGCGGGGGTGACCGTCACGCGGACGCGCCTGCGGTCCGCGGGGTCGCGGGTCCGCTCGGCGTAG
Coding sequences:
- a CDS encoding TetR/AcrR family transcriptional regulator, with protein sequence MTSAGNVRPGGRTARVREAVRGATLAELAEKGYEGLTVEGVALRAGVHKTTVYRRWGSVEGLAADALDLAGGEPWPVPDTGTIEGDLRELARLVLTGFADPETGPVSTAFITASARNPVVAGALCAFFAARHEQSAVIVTRAVERGELPGGIDAADLVRTAVAPLYYRLFVSGEPVDEAVADRAAAAALAAARAGVFRPPQSP